A portion of the Avibacterium sp. 20-132 genome contains these proteins:
- a CDS encoding NRAMP family divalent metal transporter: MTINLSLLRNLGPGVIMACSCVGGSHIIASTQAGAYYGYQLAGLIILVNLLKYPFFRFAFDYSATQNKSVLQGYAEKGKGYLWLFLLFNLFATVVNIAGGTLLSAVLLAMLLPFSIDLNSLNIIVLVSFLVILFYRQYQRLDKVSKSIMLLLSVITLIALVLAFTKQTSPPVADFVPPDAWSLAAVPFLIALMGWMPAPMELSIASSLWVVQKRRLTPNYQKHHQLDFNIGYLTTIVLALMFMALGALIQYGNTIPPLSGGKFIHLFVEMYALSIGEWSRWFIALIAFVCIYGTTIVAVDGYSRCNQQTIQLLKFGAQTDVNNEKGLRYFMLAACFASFIIIQFFSGAIGKMIPFAMTASFLSAPIFAWLNLSLAKQLSPNPMLIRLAWLGLSYLVIMIIIYFIQL; the protein is encoded by the coding sequence ATGACAATAAACCTTTCTCTATTACGTAATTTAGGTCCGGGTGTGATTATGGCTTGCTCCTGTGTTGGTGGCTCTCATATTATAGCCTCCACACAGGCTGGCGCATATTATGGCTATCAATTAGCTGGATTAATTATTTTAGTAAATTTACTTAAATACCCCTTTTTCCGTTTTGCATTTGATTATAGTGCAACGCAAAATAAAAGCGTATTGCAAGGCTATGCAGAAAAAGGTAAAGGGTACTTATGGTTATTCCTATTATTTAATCTCTTTGCAACAGTGGTGAATATTGCAGGTGGAACCTTACTTTCTGCCGTACTATTGGCTATGTTACTTCCTTTTTCTATTGATCTCAATAGTCTTAACATTATTGTATTAGTGAGTTTTTTAGTGATCTTATTTTATCGCCAATATCAGCGATTAGATAAAGTATCAAAAAGCATTATGCTACTTCTCTCCGTAATCACCCTCATTGCGTTGGTGCTTGCTTTTACTAAACAAACATCGCCACCAGTGGCTGATTTTGTTCCACCTGATGCGTGGAGTCTCGCTGCCGTACCGTTCTTAATTGCATTAATGGGCTGGATGCCTGCCCCAATGGAACTCAGTATTGCCAGTTCATTATGGGTGGTACAAAAAAGACGATTAACGCCAAATTATCAAAAACATCATCAATTAGATTTTAATATCGGCTATCTCACAACCATTGTGTTAGCTTTAATGTTTATGGCACTTGGCGCATTAATTCAATATGGTAATACCATTCCCCCCCTTAGCGGTGGCAAATTTATTCATTTATTTGTAGAAATGTATGCACTAAGCATTGGGGAATGGAGCCGTTGGTTTATTGCGCTTATCGCATTTGTGTGTATTTATGGCACCACAATTGTTGCTGTTGATGGCTATTCTCGTTGCAATCAACAAACAATTCAGCTACTCAAATTTGGCGCACAAACAGATGTTAATAATGAAAAAGGATTACGTTATTTTATGTTAGCGGCTTGTTTTGCGAGTTTCATTATTATTCAATTTTTTAGTGGCGCTATCGGTAAAATGATCCCTTTTGCAATGACGGCTTCTTTCCTATCAGCCCCTATTTTTGCGTGGCTAAACCTCAGTCTAGCAAAACAACTCTCACCTAATCCAATGCTAATAAGGTTGGCTTGGTTGGGATTGAGCTATTTAGTCATTATGATTATTATCTATTTCATTCAACTATAA
- the thiE gene encoding thiamine phosphate synthase yields MNKHILRCYLVAGTQDCRHLPQYANNPQQTLLDRLEQALKAGITCYQFREKGQFSLQDPTEIEQLARQCQALCQQYNVPFIMNNDVALAEKLKADGIHVGQKDFAVDKLAQQIQGKMLIGLSVNTLQQAQQHNDFNGVDYYGCGPIFPTFSKSDAAPDVGINFVQYLREQGITKPLVAIGGIKTPHVKPLLQNGADGVAVISTIMQAEDVALTVKAILGE; encoded by the coding sequence ATGAATAAACACATTTTACGCTGTTATTTGGTGGCCGGCACACAAGATTGCCGTCATCTACCACAATATGCCAACAATCCACAACAAACCTTGTTAGATCGTTTAGAACAGGCGTTAAAAGCCGGTATTACTTGTTATCAATTTCGTGAAAAAGGGCAATTTTCATTGCAAGATCCAACGGAAATTGAACAGCTTGCTCGCCAATGTCAGGCATTATGCCAACAATATAATGTGCCTTTTATTATGAATAATGATGTCGCACTCGCAGAAAAATTGAAGGCTGACGGCATTCACGTTGGGCAAAAAGATTTTGCGGTAGATAAGCTTGCTCAACAAATTCAAGGCAAAATGCTGATCGGTTTATCGGTCAATACCTTGCAACAAGCACAACAACATAATGATTTCAATGGCGTTGATTATTATGGGTGCGGTCCTATTTTTCCAACTTTTTCAAAATCTGACGCGGCTCCAGATGTCGGCATTAATTTTGTTCAATATTTGCGTGAGCAAGGAATTACTAAGCCATTAGTCGCCATTGGTGGCATAAAAACCCCTCACGTGAAACCACTTCTACAAAACGGTGCAGATGGCGTTGCCGTGATCTCCACCATTATGCAAGCGGAAGATGTCGCATTAACAGTAAAAGCAATTCTAGGTGAATAA